The Kribbella sp. NBC_00662 nucleotide sequence TGCGCGCGATGGTGTTGGAACATGATCGTCAGCTTGAGAAGCCGTTCGATAGCTTGCGAAAGCAGCTGCAGGGTTGCGTAAGGATCGACCTCGACAGACCCTCGGCGGCCGATCGATGCGATGCTGCGGCTGAGCAGTTGTTTGACCGCGTCGGTTTCGCCGACGAGGGCCATCCGCCGCCGGAGATCCTCGTTGGGTCCGCTCATGCCCTGATCCTAGGTCCGCAGCACGATCGGACTGAGATTTGCCCTATTTGTGCCCTCGCGCCCACCGGGGCTGCCGTGCAGCCAGGAGTCTGCGCAGGTCAGGGGGATGACGGCGCGTTAGCGTCGCCTGGTCTTGAAAACCGGTATGGCGGGTGACCGTCATCGTGGGTTCGAATCCCACACCCTCCGCCTTGTGAGAATTTCTGCCGAGGGCCTGTCGGATCCGGGGTGAGTCGTTCGTAGTAGGGGTGACGGGCGGCTGGAGAAGGGCCGCCGGACTGACAGGAAGGCATGGCTCCATGCGGAAACTGGTCTACGGCATGAATCTGTCCCTGGACGGCTACGTCGCCGCGCCCGGTGATGACATTGGTTGGAGTGCGCCGAATGACGAGTTGTTCGAGTGGTGGCTCGAGCAGGAGTTGGCGATCGGGGTGTTCCTGTACGGGCGCGGGCTGTGGGAGACGATGAGTTCGTACTGGCCGACCGGCGACCAGCAGCCTGACGCCACCCCGGCGCAGATCGAGTTCGCGCGGAACTGGCGGGATACGCCGAAGGTCGTGTTCTCCTCGACGCTCGACAAGGTCGACTGGAACACCCGCCTGGTCACCGGCGATGCCGTAGCGGAGATCACCCGACTCAAGGCGGACGACGGCGAGCCGATGAGGGTCGGTGGCGCCACGCTCGCCGCGGCGGCCATGCGGGCCGGGCTGGTCGACGAGTACGAGATCGTCACCCACCCGGTGCTGGTGGGCGGCGGCAGACCGTTCTTCACCGCGCTCGACAGCTGGGTGAACCTGAACCTGGTGGAAACGCGGACGTTCACCGGCGGCGTGACCATGACCAGGTACCAGACGAGGCGCTGAGCGCAGGAGAAAACGCCAGGCGCTCACACACAGTCGATGTCAGGATGCTGGGCATGGTTGAGCGGGCGTTGAGTTTTGGGTCTGTGGCGGAGGCGTACGAGCGGTTCC carries:
- a CDS encoding dihydrofolate reductase family protein, with product MRKLVYGMNLSLDGYVAAPGDDIGWSAPNDELFEWWLEQELAIGVFLYGRGLWETMSSYWPTGDQQPDATPAQIEFARNWRDTPKVVFSSTLDKVDWNTRLVTGDAVAEITRLKADDGEPMRVGGATLAAAAMRAGLVDEYEIVTHPVLVGGGRPFFTALDSWVNLNLVETRTFTGGVTMTRYQTRR